Part of the Bradysia coprophila strain Holo2 chromosome X unlocalized genomic scaffold, BU_Bcop_v1 contig_45, whole genome shotgun sequence genome, gatttagttttttatggaaggtaattgaataccgaaaagaacgtggcgaaaaaagtttcaaatttgggcccttggactaaggccgctactcggccctaagtgttttttgcacataaatcgagtaaatcttatccgattttgctagatttagttttttatggaaggtaattgaataccgaaaagaacgtggcgaaaaaagtttcaaatttgggcccttggactaaggccgctactcggccctaagtgttttttgcacataaatcgagtaaatctcatccgattttgctagattttgtttcatttgaaagataattgaatgccgaattgaatgatggcaaaaaaagtttcaaatttgggcctttggactaaggccgctactcggccctaagtgttttttgcacataaatcgagtaaatctcatccgattttgctagatttagttttttatggaatctaattgaataccgaaaagaacgtggcgaaaaaagtttcaaatttgggcccttggactaaggccgctactctgccctaagtgttttttgcacataaatcgagtaaatcttatccgattttgctagatttagttttttatggaaggtaattgaataccgaaaagaacgtggcgaaaaaagtttcaaatttgggcccttggactaaggccgctattgggccctaagtgttttttgcacataaatcgagtaaatctcatccgattttgctagttttggtttcatttgagagataattgaatacccaatagaaaataatctcgtaaattgttggttttatttgagaggtacttcgtacgggctttcgtaattgcgctatgcgcaattttaaaaatgaacactttcagtaaatttgaccatgcccaacttgacttgcattttggtaacagacgcattagagggttgtagacgtattagggttccgggcgtattacggctacggacgtattatggttacgaacgaaataggattacgggtcgtacggggctaagtcgcagcaaacgctccgactgttctgatgccttgtttacaGTGCCATTTTACagtgtccagtttcagtaccctatttagagtaccactcatgttGAAATGCGTTGGATGTTATCATTAAATCTATCATTCCTTTTGCTTAAAgtatcttttactttattcgttttattattattatttttcaatataagaCCACATTAACCTGAGGTAATCGCTTAAATGATTGTGTCGTTGCTGTAAATAACAAATGAGCAGTTGTTTCTAAAAGTTACTACAAGacataattttcaaactttcagTCGGTTCCATTCAAGCTCGCACTATTCTAATGATAATGAAACTGCTcttgaaattaaaaagaaaaactttttttcgttAGGCATATGTAGACTTAGTCAAATCATGGGGATGGAAATCGTTTACCATTATTTACGAAACGAATGAAGGTTTAGTACGCCTACAAGAATTGCTCAAAGCATATGGCTCATCAGATTTTCCCATCACTGTACGACAATTGACTGACACAGGCGATTATCGGTAAATAGTTTTGAAAAACGAAGTTGAGACAGGAGACCATTCATTCTTTATTCATTGACCATTTCGCTCATTGCAGACCATTActaaagcaaataaaaaattcggCTGAGGCACACATAATTTTGGATTGTAGCATTGAGAAAATCTATGAAGTACTGAAACAGGCCCAGCAAATTGGTATGATGAGCGACTATCACAGTTACTTGATAACGTCTTTGGTAAATTTGACGATTGTGTACTGAAAACACTCAGGCATTGAACACACTTTTCATTTGAACCGCAGGATTTGCAGACAATAAATTTGGATGAATTTCGTTACGGCGGGACCAATATAACTGCCTTTCGTTTAGTGGATCCGTACTCACAGCTTGTCCAAAACACAGTTCGTGAATGGACGAAGCCGCTAATAGCAGCCGATAATAcggtaaaaatgaattttgctcTTTCGGTAACACATGTTCCTAATTGGTACAATTCTCGGCCTTTCAGAGTCATGGCAACTTTACATTTATGAAAGTAAGCTACACTACAAACGAACCATTTACAACACGAATCTAGTGAAACTGACCACACTATTGCTTGCACAATTGTAGAACTTTCTAAGATTTTACATTGCTTgtaggtcgaaacagctttgATGTACGATGCCGTTCATCTGTTTGCTAAAGCGTTGCACGATTTGGACACAAGTCAACAGATCGACATACATCCTCTGTCGTGTGACGGACAGGTATGTATAAGGTCGAAGGTCTTTAGTCAATCTACCTTTCTAGATTTAAAATTTGGACGAGAGGCGGATAAACTGAGCAAATGCTGTGCCAATCACGATTATTTGCCCCTCGAATTCGATTataaattaccgaaaaaacTCCCTGATCCTTTAAGATAAGTTTTAAACGATACAAAATCACAATCAAAGCGTGTATTGACTTTCAGGACACATGGCCCCACGGTTACAGTCTCATCAACTacatgaaaattgtaattatacTCGGCTTTGAAACAACATTTGAaaaggataaaaaaaaatttcaaattgtccTCAGGTGGAAATGAAAGGACTCACCAACGTTATTAAATTCGATCATCAGGGATTTCGCACCGATTTCATTCTGGACATTGTGGAATTGAATCCGACCGGCCTAAAATTGGTGGGCAATTGGAATTCGTCGCAAggtgtcaatttcacaaaaaccTACGGTGAACACCAAAaggaaattgtggaaaatttgaaaaataaaactctcATCGTTACCACGATTCTGGTACGTGATCGGTGGAGTTCGTGAAACTTTAGGCTTAGAACTTTATTTTTTAGAGTGCACCGTACTGCATGCGAAAAGATTCGGCCGAAAAACTGTCCGGAAACGATCAATTTGAAGGATATGGAATTGATTTGATCCATGAAATTTCACAACTACTGGGTTTCAATTACTCTTTTCGATTGGTTCCGGACGGTAGGTACGGTGGACTGAACAAAGAAACTGGGTGAGCAATTTCCTTATGAGTACGCCATGGCTGAATGACTTTACTTCTGATTTTGCACAGGGAATGGGACGGAATGGTCAGGGAATTATTGGAACAAAGAGCAGACATTGCCATCGGCGACCTAACCATCACATTTGACCGAGAACAGGTAAGATGCCGTTCATCATCCGTTGATTAATTGAACACCATTTTACCGATGAATTTGACTCATTCACCTAGGCCGTTGACTTCACGATGCCATTTATGAATCTGGGCATCTCCGTACTCTACCGAAAGCCCGTTAAACAACCTCCAAACCTGTTCTCATTTCTATCACCACTGTCGTTGGACGTATGGATCTATATGGCAACTGCATACCTTGGCGTGTCTGTGTTACTATTTATTCTGGCCAGATTCACACCATATGAATGGACGACACCGTCATCATGCAATCCACATGATAAAAATGACACCCAATTTACGCTGATGAATTGCATGTGGTTTGCTATTGGATCGCTGATGCAACAGGGATGTGACTTCTTGCCCAAGTAAAAAAGAGTTTACCAGACTACCGATAACGACTAGAATGGTTTgtctaaacaaacaaaaaacttttacaGAGCTGTTTCTACAAGAATGGTAGCTGGAATGTGGTGGTTTTTCACACTGATTATGATATCCTCGTACACCGCAAATTTAGCTGCATTTTTAACCGTTGAACGAATGGACTCACCCATTGAAAGTGCTGAGGATTTGGCTAAACAGACGAAGATAAAATACGGTGCTCTCTATGGTGGATCGACAGCATCCTTTTTCAGAGTAATTCGTTCAAATTGCTTCTctcaattcttttttcttcaatttatttgcCTCAGGATTCCAATTTTACAACATATCAACGAATGTGGTCTTTTATGGAGTCGGCTAGACCATCGGTATTTACAACTAGTAATATTGAAGGCGTTGAAAGAGTTGTTAAAGGAAAAGGTAACGTTCGTTTGCTGGAAGTCTTCCGATAATCAAACGACAGAAGAGAACCAATTGTTCACGCATTAAACATTTGTATCGTTTATGATGCAGGAAGCTATGCATTTTTGATGGAATCCACATCCATTGAATACGTGATCGAAAGGAATTGCGAATTAACCCAAGTTGGAAGCATGCTTGACTCTAAGGGATATGGAATTGCAATGCCACCAAGTgagaaaacaaatcaaattactTATGCTCAACTCAACACGGGTATataatcaatattttgtttagaCTCACCGTACAGAACGGCTATAAGTGGAGCTGTACTCAAACTACAAGAAGAAGGAAAATTGCATATTTTGAAGACTCGTTGGTGGAAAGAAAAACGTGGTGGAGGATCCTGCCGTGTAAGTAGTTTTCAGCCCTTTTCAGCTCTTCCTGAGCAAATCcccaggaaataaaagtcgaGTTCATTCACCTAAAGGAATGGCAAATACCTTTCTTGATACTGACAGTACCAAACGGAGTCAATGGATAAATACCCCctaaatttctttgaatattttgagttCTTTAGAGTTTAGAGTTTTGAAAGGCTTTTTCAATATAACTTATTATTCCATACTACAACTTTACATCCTTACTACAACTTTACATCCTTAAATAGGACGACACATCCAAATCAAGTTCAGCTGCAAACGAATTGGGTCTAGCAAATGTCGGTGGTGTGTTTGTGGTTTTGATGGGCGGCATGGGAGTTGCCTGCGTAATTGCAGTTTGTGAATTTGTCTGGAAATCTCGAAAGGTGGCTGTCGAAGAGAGAGTAAGTGTGCACAAATTTGCCGATTTTCAATCGATATCCTGTCCATGACCGTTATATGTTTACTCGGAACAGATATTTTAAACTAGCCACACAACATGCATTTTAATCAGTCACTGTCGCatcaatcaacatttttcatttcgagTAGCATGGATTGTTCCATCATTAACAAGATGAAAGTGAAACAAcataaaacaataatttaaaaatcgaGTTTCATGTGGTactaattgaattatttaacTGACCTGTAATAAGGCGTAACTGCTCACTCAAAgtaaatctattacaattttttacatttcgcattttgaaattgaaaatacctAAAGTAAATGGCGAAAAGTTT contains:
- the LOC119070061 gene encoding glutamate receptor ionotropic, kainate 2; its protein translation is MILQFLLIVFSVHRAQSLPDVIRIGGLFHPGDDNQENAFRYAVDKINSDKSILPRSKLTAQVEIISPQDSFHASKRVCHLLRMGVAAIFGPQSSHTASHVQSICDTMEVPHLETRWDYRLRRESCLVNLYPHPSTLSKAYVDLVKSWGWKSFTIIYETNEGLVRLQELLKAYGSSDFPITVRQLTDTGDYRPLLKQIKNSAEAHIILDCSIEKIYEVLKQAQQIGMMSDYHSYLITSLDLQTINLDEFRYGGTNITAFRLVDPYSQLVQNTVREWTKPLIAADNTSHGNFTFMKVETALMYDAVHLFAKALHDLDTSQQIDIHPLSCDGQDTWPHGYSLINYMKIVEMKGLTNVIKFDHQGFRTDFILDIVELNPTGLKLVGNWNSSQGVNFTKTYGEHQKEIVENLKNKTLIVTTILSAPYCMRKDSAEKLSGNDQFEGYGIDLIHEISQLLGFNYSFRLVPDGRYGGLNKETGEWDGMVRELLEQRADIAIGDLTITFDREQAVDFTMPFMNLGISVLYRKPVKQPPNLFSFLSPLSLDVWIYMATAYLGVSVLLFILARFTPYEWTTPSSCNPHDKNDTQFTLMNCMWFAIGSLMQQGCDFLPKAVSTRMVAGMWWFFTLIMISSYTANLAAFLTVERMDSPIESAEDLAKQTKIKYGALYGGSTASFFRDSNFTTYQRMWSFMESARPSVFTTSNIEGVERVVKGKGSYAFLMESTSIEYVIERNCELTQVGSMLDSKGYGIAMPPNSPYRTAISGAVLKLQEEGKLHILKTRWWKEKRGGGSCRDDTSKSSSAANELGLANVGGVFVVLMGGMGVACVIAVCEFVWKSRKVAVEERIF